Proteins encoded within one genomic window of Canis lupus familiaris isolate Mischka breed German Shepherd chromosome 12, alternate assembly UU_Cfam_GSD_1.0, whole genome shotgun sequence:
- the LOC100685892 gene encoding LOW QUALITY PROTEIN: 40S ribosomal protein S17-like (The sequence of the model RefSeq protein was modified relative to this genomic sequence to represent the inferred CDS: inserted 2 bases in 1 codon; substituted 1 base at 1 genomic stop codon): protein MGCICTKTMKKVARVLTEKYHTHLGSDFYTNNPLYGEIITIPNKKLCSKIGGYVKYLMGWNQRGLVMGICIKLQKEERKRRVNYVSEVSALDXEIIEIDPXRLLKFGSLLSLQVTQPTTGIHFKTSRGVV, encoded by the exons ATGGGCTGTATTTGCACCAAAACCATGAAGAAGGTGGCCAGGGTCCTCACGGAGAAGTACCATACTCACCTGGGCAGTGACTTCTATACCAACAATCCCCTGTATGGGGAGATCATTACTATTCCTAACAAGAAGCTCTGTAGCAAGATTGGAGGGTATGTCAAATATCTGATGGGATGGAATCAGAGGGGCCTGGTGATGGGTATCTGCATCAAActgcagaaggaggagagaaaaagaagagttaattATGTTTCTGAGGTCTCAGCTCTGGATTAGGAGATCATTGAAATAGATCC GAGGCTCTTGAAATTTGGCAGTCTGCTCAGCCTGCAGGTCACTCAGCCTACAACTGGGATACATTTCAAAACATCACGTGGAGTTGTTTGA